A region from the Chrysoperla carnea chromosome 4, inChrCarn1.1, whole genome shotgun sequence genome encodes:
- the LOC123297950 gene encoding ganglioside GM2 activator-like, with translation MNRNFFIHRIFVSFLSYVLVFNHFEYYVTYANMDFTTWLLDTNGIVESERSKLRFNDCGGRRSLIHIRNMGVVPEVFRFPQNVSVTATLEILKDIEEPIQTEITMRKDIPYMGFVELPCLKSFGSCAYDNICEMLVLGRKNANNVQKNSTNACAWVKSFGIPCFCPLRKGVYKADKTNLPLAGSLLPQWVETGKYEVDLRILKNHRSLGCFTLSFTIL, from the exons atgaatcgaaatttttttatccatcGAATATTTGTATCGTTTCTGAGTTACGTTCTAGTGTTTAACCATTTCGAATATTATGTTACGTATGCAAAC atggATTTCACAACTTGGTTACTCGATACAAATGGAATTGTCGAATCGGAGAGGAGTAAATTAAGATTTAATGATTGTGGTGGTCGAAGATCTTTGATTCATATACGAAATATGGGGGTAGTGCCGGAAGTTTTTAGGTTCCCACAAAATGTTTCTGTAACAGCTACGTTAGAAATACTTAAGGATATTGAAGAACCAATTCAG ACTGAAATTACAATGCGAAAAGATATTCCATACATGGGATTTGTCGAACTTCCATGTTTAAAATCGTTTGGTTCGTGTGCGTATGATAATATATGCGAAATGTTGGTGTTAGGAAGAAAAAATGCTAATAATGTACagaaaaattcaacaaatgCATGCGCCTGGGTGAAATCATTTGGAATACCATGTTTTTGTCCTTTGCGGAAG ggtGTATATAAGGcagataaaacaaatttaccCTTGGCTGGATCTTTGTTACCACAATGGGTAGAAACTGGAAAATATGAAGTTgatttaagaatattaaaaaatcatcggTCACTTGGATGTTTTACGCTTAGTTTTacgatattataa
- the LOC123297895 gene encoding zinc finger and BTB domain-containing protein 14-like isoform X2: MAAAPPLQQFNLRWNNHTANFVNVFQEQFANQTLVDVTLSCQGQFLKAHKMVLSACSPYFQELFQVHSAPHPVIIMNQMKFKDVKLIVEFMYRGEIKVLEDDIDGMLEVAETLQVKGLCTVRNKYEKGDIQSNENDETQNKENTGTTSSKDSGNARDETEMKHRKKRKMSHTVNELANEPLNEPTTNGNVKSSKNDDDLPPEIKIEPPDIKDIDDEQVTNNEWENRLLKEEPDDTRPRILKRKNRIFTSKESSSLPKASTSSSGLKYIPIKNQSDEGKGGKIPRPPNAFMIFANEWRRRLATENPRESNKDISVRLGVLWKNLSSDMKESYYKQARDADLEHKRKYPGYYYSPKEARLRKNQRDLLMNKSRSPKNVDAMRLVKDDQIEIDDEDGGGVDMDSADLDLDEDSDKQDNDLDKPDDMEQDDDHSE, translated from the exons ATGGCTGCTGCACCACCATTGCAGCAGTTTAATCTGCGTTGGAATAATCATAcagcaaattttgtaaatgtttttcaaGAACAATTTGCAAATCAAACACTCGTTGATGTTACATTGTCATGCCAGGGACAATTTCTTAAAGCCCATAAAATGGTGTTATCTGCATGCAGTCCTTATTTTCAA gaACTGTTTCAAGTACACTCAGCCCCACATCCAGTAATTATAATGaatcaaatgaaatttaaggatgtaaaattaattgttgaGTTTATGTACCGTGGCGAAATCAAAGTTTTAGAAGATGATATTGATGGTATGTTAGAGGTAGCTGAAACGCTACAAGTTAAAGGTTTATGTACGGttcgaaataaatatgaaaaaggtGATATACAAAGTAACGAGAATGATGAAACACAAAATAAGGAAAATACAGGGACAACCTCATCGAAAGATTCTGGCAATGCACGAGACGAAACAGAAATGAAACatcgaaaaaaacgaaaaatgtcacATACAGtc AATGAATTAGCCAACGAACCTTTGAATGAACCTACCACTAATGGAAACGTTAAATCTTCTAAAAATGACGACGATCTGCCACCGGag ataaaaattgagCCCCCAGATATAAAAGATATTGACGATGAACAGGTTACTAATAATGAATGGGAAAATAGACTACTAAAGGAAGag cctGATGATACAAGACctagaatattaaaaagaaaaaatagaattttcacATCGAAAGAATCATCATCATTACCGAAAGCGAGCACAAGTTCTAGTGGATTGAAGTATATTCCTATTAAAAATCAATCAGATGAGGGTAAAGGCGGTAAAATACCACGGCCACCAAATGCCTTTATGATATTCGCAAATGAATGGAGACGTCGCTTAGCAACGGAGAATCCAC gtgaaAGTAATAAAGATATATCAGTACGCCTTGGTgtattatggaaaaatttaagTTCGGACATGAAAGAAAGTTATTACAAGCAAGCAAGAGACGCTGATTTGGAACATAAACGAAAATACCCCGGTTACTATTACAGTCCAAAGGAAGCACGATTACGAAAAAATCAACGAGATCTACTTATGAACAAGTCACGTTCACCGAAGAATGTCGATGCAATGCGGCTCGTCAAA gatgatcaaattgaaattgatgATGAAGATGGCGGTGGTGTAGATATGGATTCAGCTGACTTAGATCTAGATGAAGATAGTGACAAACAAGACAATGATCTTGATAAACCTGATGATATGGAACAAGATGATGATCATAgcgaataa
- the LOC123297895 gene encoding zinc finger and BTB domain-containing protein 14-like isoform X1, producing MAAAPPLQQFNLRWNNHTANFVNVFQEQFANQTLVDVTLSCQGQFLKAHKMVLSACSPYFQELFQVHSAPHPVIIMNQMKFKDVKLIVEFMYRGEIKVLEDDIDGMLEVAETLQVKGLCTVRNKYEKGDIQSNENDETQNKENTGTTSSKDSGNARDETEMKHRKKRKMSHTVNELANEPLNEPTTNGNVKSSKNDDDLPPEIKIEPPDIKDIDDEQVTNNEWENRLLKEEPDDTRPRILKRKNRIFTSKESSSLPKASTSSSGLKYIPIKNQSDEGKGGKIPRPPNAFMIFANEWRRRLATENPRESNKDISVRLGVLWKNLSSDMKESYYKQARDADLEHKRKYPGYYYSPKEARLRKNQRDLLMNKSRSPKNVDAMRLVKVYMPDTLISPPLVPMTIASEDDQIEIDDEDGGGVDMDSADLDLDEDSDKQDNDLDKPDDMEQDDDHSE from the exons ATGGCTGCTGCACCACCATTGCAGCAGTTTAATCTGCGTTGGAATAATCATAcagcaaattttgtaaatgtttttcaaGAACAATTTGCAAATCAAACACTCGTTGATGTTACATTGTCATGCCAGGGACAATTTCTTAAAGCCCATAAAATGGTGTTATCTGCATGCAGTCCTTATTTTCAA gaACTGTTTCAAGTACACTCAGCCCCACATCCAGTAATTATAATGaatcaaatgaaatttaaggatgtaaaattaattgttgaGTTTATGTACCGTGGCGAAATCAAAGTTTTAGAAGATGATATTGATGGTATGTTAGAGGTAGCTGAAACGCTACAAGTTAAAGGTTTATGTACGGttcgaaataaatatgaaaaaggtGATATACAAAGTAACGAGAATGATGAAACACAAAATAAGGAAAATACAGGGACAACCTCATCGAAAGATTCTGGCAATGCACGAGACGAAACAGAAATGAAACatcgaaaaaaacgaaaaatgtcacATACAGtc AATGAATTAGCCAACGAACCTTTGAATGAACCTACCACTAATGGAAACGTTAAATCTTCTAAAAATGACGACGATCTGCCACCGGag ataaaaattgagCCCCCAGATATAAAAGATATTGACGATGAACAGGTTACTAATAATGAATGGGAAAATAGACTACTAAAGGAAGag cctGATGATACAAGACctagaatattaaaaagaaaaaatagaattttcacATCGAAAGAATCATCATCATTACCGAAAGCGAGCACAAGTTCTAGTGGATTGAAGTATATTCCTATTAAAAATCAATCAGATGAGGGTAAAGGCGGTAAAATACCACGGCCACCAAATGCCTTTATGATATTCGCAAATGAATGGAGACGTCGCTTAGCAACGGAGAATCCAC gtgaaAGTAATAAAGATATATCAGTACGCCTTGGTgtattatggaaaaatttaagTTCGGACATGAAAGAAAGTTATTACAAGCAAGCAAGAGACGCTGATTTGGAACATAAACGAAAATACCCCGGTTACTATTACAGTCCAAAGGAAGCACGATTACGAAAAAATCAACGAGATCTACTTATGAACAAGTCACGTTCACCGAAGAATGTCGATGCAATGCGGCTCGTCAAAGTATACATGCCAGATACACTTATATCACCACCTTTGGTCCCTATGACCATCGCCTCTGAG gatgatcaaattgaaattgatgATGAAGATGGCGGTGGTGTAGATATGGATTCAGCTGACTTAGATCTAGATGAAGATAGTGACAAACAAGACAATGATCTTGATAAACCTGATGATATGGAACAAGATGATGATCATAgcgaataa